From a region of the Gordonia sp. PP30 genome:
- the metF gene encoding methylenetetrahydrofolate reductase [NAD(P)H]: protein MSDVSADAFAPSTVVERLAAPHDGPVPFSVEFFPPRTEADEARLWHAVRVFERMDPAFVSLTYGAGGSTRDRTVRIAGDLATSTTLTTVAHLTAVNHSLDELRGLVGAYADKGITNLLALRGDPPGDPLGEWVRHPEGVSYASELVELIGSLGDFHIGVASFPEGHHRAPNLAADTGNLIRKLRSGAEYSVTQIFFDVDDYLRLRDRVVAADPEQGAKPIIPGIMPITSLATVRRMVELSGSVLPQRVAERLAAAAGDGPEEDRAAVREVGIDLCTEMAQRLVAEGAPCLHFCSLNFTRATSEVLERIGIDTRGALTPA, encoded by the coding sequence GTGAGTGACGTTTCCGCCGATGCCTTCGCGCCCTCGACCGTCGTCGAGCGGCTCGCCGCGCCGCACGACGGCCCGGTGCCCTTCTCCGTCGAGTTCTTCCCGCCGCGGACCGAGGCCGACGAGGCCCGGCTGTGGCACGCGGTGCGGGTGTTCGAGCGAATGGACCCGGCGTTCGTGTCGCTGACCTACGGCGCCGGCGGTTCCACCCGGGACCGCACGGTGCGCATCGCGGGGGATCTGGCCACGTCGACCACGCTGACCACCGTCGCGCATCTGACCGCGGTGAATCACAGCCTCGACGAGCTGCGCGGCCTGGTCGGCGCGTACGCCGACAAGGGCATCACCAATCTGCTCGCGCTGCGCGGCGATCCGCCGGGCGACCCGCTGGGCGAGTGGGTGCGGCATCCCGAGGGCGTGTCGTACGCCTCGGAGCTCGTGGAGCTGATCGGCTCGCTCGGTGACTTCCACATCGGCGTGGCGTCGTTCCCGGAGGGGCACCATCGGGCGCCGAATCTGGCGGCCGACACCGGGAACCTGATCCGCAAGCTGCGCTCGGGCGCCGAGTACTCGGTGACCCAGATCTTCTTCGACGTCGACGATTACCTGCGGCTGCGCGATCGCGTGGTGGCCGCCGATCCGGAGCAGGGCGCCAAGCCGATCATCCCCGGCATCATGCCGATCACCTCGCTGGCCACGGTGCGCCGCATGGTGGAGCTGTCCGGCAGCGTGCTGCCGCAGCGCGTGGCGGAGCGACTGGCCGCGGCGGCCGGCGACGGTCCGGAGGAGGATCGGGCCGCGGTCCGCGAAGTCGGTATCGACCTGTGCACCGAGATGGCGCAGCGGCTGGTGGCCGAGGGCGCGCCGTGCCTGCATTTCTGCAGCCTGAACTTCACCCGCGCGACCAGCGAGGTGCTGGAACGGATCGGGATCGACACCCGGGGCGCGCTGACCCCGGCCTGA
- a CDS encoding polyprenyl synthetase family protein: MLSQQQVPGAVEEVLRDFFATSAAALDEISPVVADAGSVLADFVLGGGKRIRPLFVHAGWHCGLTECPPSGRPAPDRQRAESEPLVVRTGAAIELIQACALVHDDILDRSDTRRGRPTVHRRFAERHRDRAWSGDDDHYGASAAILLGDLALAWADDLVHGYRPVPGAVAGDPLPPRAAGLWSLMRTEVLGGQLLDITNEVSGDESVDAAYRVMEYKTAAYTIARPLEIGAALGRSTGETAAALRRIGTGLGLAFQLRDDVLGAFGDPAQTGKPSGDDLVAGKRTVLVALALAGAPAADADVLRGLLGRRIDAAELATARTILTGSGALAAVEQQIDDHLTAALAEIDALPVGAAARGDLTALAHRIAHRQT; encoded by the coding sequence GTGTTGAGTCAGCAGCAGGTGCCCGGCGCCGTGGAGGAGGTCCTGCGGGACTTCTTCGCCACCTCCGCCGCCGCTCTCGACGAGATCTCGCCGGTGGTGGCCGATGCCGGGAGCGTTCTGGCCGACTTCGTCCTCGGCGGCGGCAAGCGGATCCGGCCGCTGTTCGTGCACGCGGGCTGGCACTGCGGCCTCACCGAATGTCCGCCGTCGGGCAGACCCGCCCCGGATCGGCAGCGCGCGGAGAGCGAACCGCTGGTCGTGCGCACCGGCGCCGCGATCGAGCTGATCCAGGCGTGCGCCCTGGTGCACGACGACATCCTCGACCGCAGCGACACCCGGCGCGGACGCCCGACTGTGCATCGCCGCTTCGCGGAGCGGCACCGCGATCGGGCCTGGTCGGGAGACGACGATCACTACGGCGCCTCCGCGGCGATCCTCCTCGGCGACCTGGCGCTCGCCTGGGCCGACGATCTGGTGCACGGATACCGTCCGGTGCCCGGCGCCGTCGCCGGGGACCCCCTGCCGCCGCGCGCGGCCGGCCTGTGGTCGCTGATGCGCACCGAGGTGCTCGGCGGGCAGCTCCTCGACATCACCAACGAGGTCTCCGGCGACGAGAGCGTCGACGCCGCGTACCGGGTGATGGAGTACAAGACCGCCGCCTACACCATCGCCCGGCCGCTGGAGATCGGCGCGGCTCTGGGACGGTCGACCGGCGAGACGGCCGCCGCGTTGCGCCGGATCGGCACCGGGCTGGGTCTGGCCTTCCAGCTGCGCGACGACGTCCTCGGTGCCTTCGGCGATCCCGCCCAGACCGGCAAGCCCTCCGGCGACGATCTGGTCGCAGGCAAACGCACGGTGCTGGTGGCCCTCGCCCTCGCCGGGGCGCCCGCGGCCGACGCCGACGTGCTGCGCGGCCTGCTCGGCCGCCGGATCGACGCCGCCGAACTGGCCACCGCCCGGACGATCCTCACCGGCTCCGGTGCGCTCGCCGCCGTCGAGCAGCAGATCGACGACCATCTCACCGCGGCGCTGGCCGAGATCGACGCCCTCCCGGTCGGAGCCGCCGCGCGCGGCGATCTCACGGCCCTCGCGCATCGCATCGCCCACAGGCAGACCTGA